A region of Chitinophaga horti DNA encodes the following proteins:
- a CDS encoding SPASM domain-containing protein, with translation MPDFNLNDALNFMSKFTIRRAWNAGKVLGSFYVSKMLKKPVQWGLPISISFEPTTSCNLRCPECPSGLRAFTRPTGMLEKDFFRKTIDELHKELMYLIFYFQGEPYLNPGFLEMVQYASGKGIYTATSTNAHYLTDANAKKTVESGLDRLIISIDGTTQDVYTQYRVGGNLEKVIQGAKNIVKWKKELNSKKPFVFFQFLVVKPNEHQIEDIKKLAKEIGVDEVRFKTAQVYDYEEGNRLIPTIDKYSRYHRKEDGTYAIKNKLGNHCWRLWHSPVITWDGLVVPCCFDKDAQHRLGDLKKDSFKTLWQDDQYIRFRTQIMKGRKNIDICANCSEGTRVWG, from the coding sequence ATGCCCGATTTTAACCTGAATGACGCACTTAATTTCATGTCAAAGTTTACCATCCGCCGCGCCTGGAATGCCGGCAAGGTACTCGGTAGCTTTTATGTGAGCAAAATGCTTAAAAAGCCGGTGCAATGGGGACTTCCCATCTCAATTTCTTTCGAACCCACGACCTCCTGCAACCTGCGTTGCCCGGAATGTCCCAGTGGTTTGAGGGCGTTTACCCGCCCGACGGGCATGCTCGAAAAAGACTTTTTCAGGAAAACGATCGACGAGCTGCATAAGGAGCTCATGTACCTCATTTTCTACTTCCAGGGCGAACCTTACCTCAACCCGGGCTTTTTGGAAATGGTACAATACGCTTCCGGGAAAGGAATTTACACCGCCACCTCCACCAACGCCCACTACCTGACCGACGCTAACGCGAAAAAAACCGTAGAAAGTGGCCTGGACCGCCTCATCATTTCGATTGATGGCACCACGCAGGATGTTTACACGCAATACCGCGTAGGTGGTAACCTCGAAAAAGTGATCCAGGGAGCGAAAAACATCGTGAAGTGGAAAAAGGAGCTGAACTCTAAAAAGCCGTTTGTATTCTTCCAGTTCCTGGTGGTAAAACCGAACGAGCACCAGATCGAGGATATCAAAAAGCTGGCGAAAGAGATAGGGGTGGACGAAGTACGCTTCAAAACCGCGCAGGTGTATGATTATGAAGAAGGTAACCGACTGATCCCGACAATCGATAAATACTCCCGCTACCACCGCAAGGAAGATGGCACCTACGCGATCAAAAACAAACTGGGCAATCATTGCTGGAGGCTTTGGCATTCGCCGGTGATTACCTGGGATGGGCTTGTGGTGCCTTGCTGTTTTGATAAGGATGCGCAACATCGCCTGGGCGATCTGAAGAAAGACTCATTTAAAACCTTGTGGCAAGACGATCAGTACATCCGCTTCCGGACGCAGATCATGAAGGGCCGTAAAAACATTGATATTTGCGCTAACTGTAGTGAAGGAACGAGAGTTTGGGGTTAG
- a CDS encoding glycoside hydrolase family 25 protein: MSRKKQSSGSFFILLVLLGLAAAGAWWWLSRQQDLEFVRYEEFGIDMPVNYSVHGIDISKFQKDINWMAVKQMQVDNIRISFAFMKATEGITRQDATFKRNWVKARQAGIIRGAYHFFYATRDPLKQAINFRNVVELESGDLPPVLDIEVHNNQSPAVIRSTAKIWLEEMEKVYGVKPIIYTNVNFYEKYLGSEFDKYPLWVAHYYQKDRPRINRKWVFWQHSDIGRVNGIRARVDFNVFKGDSAALVKLCLP; this comes from the coding sequence GTGAGTCGAAAAAAACAATCCAGCGGGTCTTTTTTCATTTTGCTGGTGCTTTTAGGCCTGGCGGCTGCGGGCGCCTGGTGGTGGTTAAGCCGTCAACAGGACCTGGAATTTGTGCGGTACGAGGAGTTCGGCATTGATATGCCGGTTAATTATTCCGTTCATGGGATCGACATCTCCAAGTTTCAAAAAGATATTAACTGGATGGCGGTGAAGCAAATGCAGGTGGATAATATCCGCATTTCCTTTGCCTTCATGAAAGCGACCGAGGGTATTACCCGGCAGGATGCCACCTTCAAACGAAATTGGGTGAAGGCCCGGCAGGCAGGTATTATTCGTGGTGCCTACCACTTCTTTTACGCTACCCGCGATCCACTAAAACAGGCAATCAATTTCAGGAACGTGGTGGAATTGGAAAGCGGCGACCTCCCTCCTGTTCTCGACATAGAGGTGCATAATAATCAAAGCCCGGCGGTTATCAGAAGTACGGCCAAGATCTGGCTGGAGGAAATGGAAAAGGTGTACGGCGTTAAACCGATCATCTATACCAATGTTAACTTTTATGAAAAGTACCTTGGGTCGGAATTCGATAAGTACCCGCTTTGGGTGGCGCATTATTACCAGAAGGATAGGCCTCGCATCAACCGTAAATGGGTATTCTGGCAGCATAGCGACATCGGCCGTGTGAACGGGATACGCGCCCGGGTAGACTTTAATGTTTTCAAAGGTGATAGTGCCGCATTAGTAAAATTGTGCTTACCTTAA
- a CDS encoding CAP domain-containing protein translates to MKNNVIRNVAALITLVIVFSSCAKEVDLSPTRPVPGNGGQEPTVTIIENKINKDSLLLLVNETRAKGCNCGGTQMPAVGAIAWNELLEFAAVSHSKDMSDNSYFSHNSRNGDTPGKRLDAVGYRWNAYAENIAKGPKNAAEVIAGWIKSPEHCKNLMNGSMKEMGVGRYNEYWTQAFGVINTK, encoded by the coding sequence ATGAAAAATAATGTAATTCGTAATGTTGCTGCCCTGATAACGCTTGTAATCGTTTTTTCAAGCTGTGCGAAAGAGGTGGATTTGTCACCCACCAGGCCTGTGCCAGGTAACGGAGGACAAGAACCTACCGTAACGATCATCGAAAATAAAATCAATAAAGATAGCCTGCTGCTGCTGGTAAACGAAACCCGTGCAAAAGGTTGTAACTGTGGCGGTACACAAATGCCAGCCGTAGGTGCGATTGCCTGGAACGAGCTGCTCGAGTTCGCCGCCGTATCGCATAGCAAAGACATGAGCGACAACAGCTACTTCTCTCACAACAGCCGCAATGGCGATACGCCGGGTAAAAGACTGGATGCTGTTGGCTACCGCTGGAACGCTTATGCCGAAAACATTGCCAAAGGCCCTAAAAATGCCGCAGAAGTAATCGCTGGCTGGATCAAAAGTCCGGAGCATTGCAAAAACCTCATGAACGGTTCCATGAAAGAAATGGGCGTTGGCAGGTATAATGAATACTGGACGCAGGCTTTCGGGGTCATCAACACTAAATAA
- a CDS encoding YtxH domain-containing protein produces the protein MAKSSKAVVTFIVGAAVGVAVGYFLNSDKKDELVENLKSQADRLKEKFRKKKEQYEDAIENELA, from the coding sequence ATGGCAAAAAGTTCAAAAGCAGTTGTTACTTTCATCGTTGGCGCAGCAGTAGGTGTTGCTGTTGGTTATTTCCTCAATTCTGACAAAAAAGACGAGCTGGTTGAAAACCTGAAATCACAGGCTGATCGTCTGAAAGAAAAATTCAGAAAAAAGAAAGAACAATACGAGGATGCAATTGAGAACGAACTCGCTTAA
- the nadD gene encoding nicotinate (nicotinamide) nucleotide adenylyltransferase translates to MKIGLYFGSFNPIHTGHLIIANHVAYNTDLDKVWLVVSPHNPLKSSSSLLNEHHRFHLVELAVEGESRLRASNIEFSLPRPSYTVDTLAYLSEKFPTQEFAIIMGSDSFQNISRWKNYMHIVQHYPIYVYRRPGHEIEPMYGVKILDAPLLDISSTVIRQHVKDGKSIKYLVPDNVQQYILENGYYR, encoded by the coding sequence TATTTCGGCTCGTTTAACCCGATTCACACCGGTCACCTGATTATCGCCAACCATGTGGCCTACAATACCGACCTTGATAAAGTATGGCTGGTGGTATCGCCTCATAATCCGCTTAAATCATCGTCGTCGTTGTTGAACGAGCATCACCGGTTTCACCTGGTGGAACTGGCTGTAGAGGGGGAGTCGCGTTTGCGCGCCAGCAATATTGAATTTTCTTTGCCACGACCGTCTTATACGGTAGATACGCTGGCTTATCTTTCAGAGAAGTTTCCCACGCAGGAGTTTGCGATCATTATGGGGAGCGATAGTTTTCAAAACATTTCGCGCTGGAAGAATTATATGCACATCGTGCAGCATTACCCCATTTACGTTTATCGTCGGCCGGGGCATGAGATTGAGCCTATGTATGGTGTAAAGATCCTTGACGCACCATTGTTGGACATATCCTCCACGGTTATCCGACAACATGTAAAAGACGGAAAATCAATCAAGTACCTGGTGCCGGATAACGTGCAGCAATACATTTTGGAGAACGGTTATTACCGGTAG
- a CDS encoding CAP domain-containing protein, with the protein MKLFFNGIMPIGIALSLLFVSCAKESTTEIIPANEIAVRDTVFTMNNNVNKAVMLELINEARAKGCNCGGVEMAPVGPVTWNLKLEQAAYLHAKEMRDSSYFSHTGANGSNAGQRITNVGYKWAAYGENLALGILSEQQVMAGWLNSPTHCQVIMNARYKEMGVALVGNFWAQEFAEAK; encoded by the coding sequence ATGAAATTATTCTTCAATGGCATTATGCCAATTGGCATCGCCTTGTCTTTACTTTTCGTATCCTGCGCTAAAGAAAGTACCACGGAAATTATTCCCGCCAACGAAATAGCGGTAAGAGACACGGTTTTTACCATGAACAATAATGTGAACAAAGCGGTAATGCTCGAACTGATAAACGAAGCAAGAGCCAAAGGTTGTAATTGTGGCGGTGTAGAAATGGCCCCGGTTGGCCCGGTCACCTGGAACCTCAAGCTGGAACAGGCGGCCTATCTGCACGCAAAAGAAATGCGCGACAGCAGCTACTTCAGCCACACCGGCGCCAATGGTTCCAATGCCGGTCAGCGTATCACGAATGTGGGTTACAAATGGGCAGCCTATGGCGAAAACCTTGCATTGGGCATTCTCAGCGAACAACAGGTAATGGCCGGCTGGTTAAACAGCCCCACCCACTGCCAGGTGATCATGAATGCGCGCTACAAAGAAATGGGGGTTGCGCTCGTGGGCAACTTCTGGGCGCAGGAATTTGCAGAAGCGAAATAA
- a CDS encoding AI-2E family transporter, with the protein MSTIDNERLKQVAFLVIIVLLGALLFSELYTFFPGFLGAVTFYILGRNYMFRLVEERKWPKPLAAAMIMVLSFLIILLPVGTLINMMTAKIKYAVTHSTELLANAQSVISKLEQSSGIKIISPERLQKGQEYLTSILPGFLGTAFNTLTIIAILYFILYFMLINARKMEESLYEYIPLKDENVIKLGKEVRNMVISNAVGIPLIAIMQGAVALAGYYIFGVPSPWFWFVITCFMAMVPVVGAAAAFIPISLYMFTEDTWRGVGLLIYGLVVIGSSDNVFRLMVNKKIGDVHPMITIFGVLVGVSLFGFIGLIFGPLLISLFILLLEIYSNEYFTKKREVKIVKTSNDKRKMVETKKKED; encoded by the coding sequence ATGAGCACAATTGACAATGAACGCCTTAAACAGGTGGCCTTTCTCGTTATTATTGTTTTGTTAGGCGCACTGCTGTTTTCCGAATTGTACACATTTTTCCCCGGTTTCCTGGGTGCCGTTACTTTCTACATCCTTGGCCGCAATTATATGTTCCGGCTGGTGGAAGAACGAAAGTGGCCCAAGCCGCTGGCCGCCGCCATGATCATGGTCCTGTCCTTCCTTATCATCCTGCTGCCGGTAGGCACGCTCATTAATATGATGACAGCGAAGATCAAGTACGCGGTAACGCACTCCACAGAATTACTCGCTAATGCACAATCGGTGATCAGCAAACTCGAGCAATCGTCCGGCATCAAGATCATCAGTCCGGAGCGTTTGCAGAAAGGGCAGGAGTACCTGACGAGCATTTTACCGGGTTTCCTGGGTACTGCCTTCAACACACTCACGATTATCGCGATCCTGTATTTCATCCTCTACTTCATGCTCATCAACGCCCGCAAAATGGAGGAATCGCTGTACGAATACATCCCGTTAAAAGATGAGAATGTGATTAAACTGGGCAAAGAAGTACGCAATATGGTGATATCCAATGCCGTAGGCATCCCACTCATCGCTATTATGCAGGGTGCGGTGGCCCTGGCCGGCTATTATATTTTTGGCGTTCCTTCCCCATGGTTCTGGTTTGTAATTACCTGCTTCATGGCCATGGTGCCTGTAGTCGGCGCGGCGGCGGCATTTATTCCCATCAGCTTATACATGTTTACTGAAGACACATGGCGGGGCGTAGGTTTGCTGATCTACGGCCTGGTGGTAATTGGCTCTAGTGACAACGTATTCCGCCTCATGGTAAATAAAAAGATTGGAGATGTGCACCCGATGATCACGATTTTCGGTGTGCTGGTAGGTGTAAGCCTCTTCGGTTTTATCGGACTCATTTTCGGCCCGCTGCTGATCTCCCTGTTTATATTATTGCTGGAAATCTATTCCAATGAATATTTCACCAAAAAGCGCGAGGTTAAAATCGTTAAAACGAGTAACGATAAGCGAAAGATGGTGGAAACGAAAAAGAAAGAAGACTAA
- a CDS encoding phage holin family protein, whose translation MEDNFSNYFSETGKVAREYVETRLDLIKLQAAGKLSRALGLFFSLVMAFLLFFLAVVFLGMVLGFWIGELTNSYATGFSCSAGLFIVLLLLILVFRKSLIQRPLSNLLVKELVEEIELKKEEKERRKEEEREEEYHENI comes from the coding sequence ATGGAAGATAATTTCAGCAATTACTTTTCGGAAACAGGAAAGGTAGCCAGAGAATATGTGGAGACCCGCCTCGATCTTATTAAGCTACAGGCAGCAGGAAAGTTAAGCAGAGCACTTGGATTGTTTTTTTCCCTGGTGATGGCTTTCCTGCTGTTTTTCCTTGCGGTAGTTTTTTTAGGAATGGTGCTGGGCTTCTGGATCGGGGAACTGACCAACAGTTACGCCACGGGCTTTAGCTGCTCGGCCGGACTGTTCATCGTTCTGTTGTTACTCATCCTGGTGTTCCGCAAAAGTTTAATTCAACGCCCCTTGTCTAACCTGCTCGTAAAAGAGCTGGTAGAAGAAATCGAATTGAAAAAAGAAGAAAAGGAAAGGCGTAAGGAAGAAGAGCGTGAAGAGGAATATCACGAGAATATCTAA